A genomic window from Nocardioides rotundus includes:
- a CDS encoding PP2C family protein-serine/threonine phosphatase, producing MSLRLDYSALSDVGRVRKNNQDSGYAGPWLLTVCDGVGGAARGDIASATAIGEIRRIDDDPGVHSERDLLGLIAGSLLRAQDRIAELVEEDPALAGTSTTASVILFDGEQLAVGHVGDSRAYLLRDGTLSQLTTDHTFVQSLIDEGRITEDEARTHPHRNLILRALDGSSDLEPDLFIVPAAPGDRILVCSDGASGSLTNDQLAEVLGTGTPDFAAVELVRAAIDAGSTDNVTAVVADVVDESHELSPDLTPLLVGAAAELPRRTPSRHGIFRHRDTGELEPVPADIPPEAGDAVVSDPIDPEEARYAPRQQPRFLWLRRLLVALLVAGIALMALGFGRWWANQQYYVSDYNGSVAIYRGLQSSVAGFELSEPYRTTNVSVDDLSSVDRSAVTNGIDVTSLTDAERVVQNLYDGADRADGADGSGAP from the coding sequence GTGAGCCTGCGCCTGGACTACTCCGCCCTGAGCGACGTCGGCAGGGTGCGGAAGAACAACCAGGACTCCGGCTATGCCGGGCCCTGGCTGCTCACCGTGTGCGACGGCGTCGGCGGCGCCGCGCGCGGCGACATCGCCTCGGCGACCGCGATCGGCGAGATCCGGCGGATCGACGACGACCCGGGGGTGCACAGCGAGCGCGACCTGCTCGGCCTGATCGCGGGCTCCCTGCTGCGCGCGCAGGACCGGATCGCCGAGCTGGTCGAGGAGGACCCCGCGCTGGCCGGGACGTCGACCACCGCCTCGGTGATCCTCTTCGACGGCGAGCAGCTGGCCGTCGGGCATGTCGGCGACTCCCGCGCCTACCTGCTCCGCGACGGCACGCTCTCCCAGCTCACCACCGACCACACCTTCGTGCAGAGCCTGATCGACGAGGGGCGGATCACCGAGGACGAGGCGCGCACGCACCCGCACCGCAACCTGATCCTGCGGGCGCTGGACGGCAGCTCCGACCTCGAGCCCGACCTCTTCATCGTGCCCGCGGCGCCCGGCGACCGGATCCTGGTCTGCTCCGACGGCGCAAGCGGCTCGCTCACCAACGACCAGCTCGCCGAGGTCCTCGGGACCGGCACCCCCGACTTCGCCGCGGTCGAGCTGGTGCGTGCCGCGATCGACGCGGGCTCCACCGACAACGTCACCGCCGTGGTGGCCGACGTGGTCGACGAGTCCCACGAGCTCTCCCCCGACCTGACGCCGCTGCTGGTGGGCGCCGCGGCCGAGCTGCCCCGCCGTACTCCCTCCCGGCACGGCATCTTCCGGCACCGCGACACCGGCGAGCTCGAGCCGGTGCCCGCCGACATCCCACCCGAGGCCGGCGACGCGGTCGTCTCGGACCCGATCGACCCGGAGGAGGCCCGCTACGCACCTCGTCAGCAGCCGCGCTTCCTCTGGCTGCGCCGGCTCCTGGTCGCGCTGCTCGTCGCGGGCATCGCGCTGATGGCGCTCGGCTTCGGCCGCTGGTGGGCCAACCAGCAGTACTACGTCAGCGACTACAACGGCAGCGTGGCGATCTACCGCGGCCTGCAGAGCAGCGTTGCGGGGTTCGAGCTCTCCGAGCCCTACCGCACGACCAACGTGTCGGTGGACGACCTCTCCAGCGTCGACCGGAGCGCGGTCACCAACGGCATCGACGTCACCAGCCTCACCGACGCCGAGCGGGTCGTGCAGAACCTCTACGACGGGGCCGACAGGGCCGACGGGGCCGACGGCTCGGGGGCGCCATGA
- a CDS encoding FHA domain-containing protein FhaB/FipA, which yields MSELTLFLIRLAYLAILWIFVLSALSVIRSDMFGARVPEGARPNAQPTPRGRNKPPPKRRGAPTKLLVVEGANAGESAPLQEAPLLIGRGSDAAIRLDDDYVSTRHARVASDGEQWYVEDLGSTNGTYVGSARITQATPLQTGTQVRIGKTILELRK from the coding sequence GTGAGCGAGCTGACCCTCTTCCTGATCCGCCTCGCCTACCTGGCGATCCTGTGGATCTTCGTGCTCTCCGCGCTCTCGGTGATCCGCTCGGACATGTTCGGCGCGCGGGTCCCCGAGGGCGCCCGGCCCAACGCCCAGCCGACGCCGCGGGGCCGCAACAAGCCGCCGCCGAAGCGCCGCGGCGCGCCCACCAAGCTGCTGGTCGTCGAGGGCGCCAACGCCGGTGAGTCCGCGCCGCTGCAGGAGGCGCCGCTGCTCATCGGCCGCGGCTCGGACGCCGCGATCAGGTTGGACGACGACTACGTCTCCACCCGGCACGCGCGGGTCGCCAGCGACGGCGAGCAGTGGTACGTCGAGGACCTCGGCTCCACCAACGGCACCTACGTCGGCAGCGCCCGGATCACCCAGGCGACGCCCCTGCAGACCGGCACCCAGGTCCGCATCGGCAAGACGATCCTGGAGCTGCGCAAGTGA